DNA from Massilia antarctica:
CCGCGCACCACTTTCAGCGGTTCGGCGCGCGCTTCGCGGTCGAACCGGTGCACTCGTGAGGAAGGCGATGATCGGTCTGTTCAAGCGCCCGGCCAAAGCCACGCCGCCCGATATGTCGGCGCTGGGCACGGCCACCCTGGCACTGCGCATGGGCCCCGGCTGCACGGTGCCGAAGGGCTGCATCGGCGTGGTGGCCGACCAGGGCGGGCATACGCGGCGCGTGGCGGAAAGCACCCGCATCGTGCTGGCCGACAGCGAGAACGCGTTCTGCTTTCATCCGGGGCCGTACGGGGCCGACCTGCTGCCGTTCGCGGCGGCGCCCGAACTGGGGCTGCATCTGTCGTTCGCGGTCGACGCTCCCGATCCGCGCGTGGCGCAGCAGCGCTTCGACCTGTACCTGGCCAGCGAAGCGGGCGACACGCTCGGCCTAGGCGACTTTTCCGCAGCCATCGAGGCGGCGCTCCAACAGGAGCTGGCGCTCGGCCATCTGGCGCTGCCGCCGTGCACCACCCTGGACGAATGGAACGCCTTTCGCGGCGGCTTCAACCAACTGTTATATACCCGCTTCGGCATCAGCGTCGATGATTGCGTGCCGGTCGACCTGGGCGAACGGGTCGACTATGCGGCTCTGCTGCTGGCGCGCGCGCTGGAGACACCGGAAGTGCCGGCGCCGCCGCCGCAGCCGGTGGCCGCCGCCGCGCCATTCGACGCCACGGCCGCCGACGCAAAGGCGCTGCGCCGCCTGTTCCTGGAGCTGCCCTGCGTGATGCATGGCTTGCGCATGGCGGTGCTCCCGCCCGGCCAGGCACTGTTCCAGCAGCATATGGCGCTGCTGCAGCGGCTCGACAAGGTGAGCCTGTCGATCAACACCATGCCGGATCTGGCGCTGGCTGCGCCGGGCGAAATGCTGCCGGCCGACCGCCAACTCGCGCGCACGCGCCACAGCCTGCGCGCGGTCGTCGCGCTTGACGATGCCTGGGCTCTGCTGGCGCGCCTGGGACTGGCGGCCGATGCCGACCTTGCGCCGCTGTTCGATGATGCCGACCGCATCATCGCCAACCTCGAACACGAGTGCGCGGCGCGTCGCGTGGCGGTTCCTGTTCCCGAGAGCGAGCCCGCATGAGCATCACGACCGACAAGCGGCGCAGCGCGGAGTGCCGCAGCGTGCTGGCCGGCGGCGCGCTGCTGACCGTCAGCGCCACCTTGCGCCCGCGCGCGGGCCGCGCCGACGTCAAATGCAGCGGCGCCGGCGACGCCGCCCTGGCCGAACGCATGCAGCAGGTGGTGCGCATGGCGCGCCTGACCGAAGGCTGTTTCGACAGCCGCGACCAGGTCGTTATCAGCATCGACCGCGCTCCCGGGCGCCATGAACGCGACTGGGAACTGGCCGTGGTGCTGGCCGACCGCATGGTGCGCGGGGTGTGGCAGAGCACCGGTCCCGTGCTGGCCAACGGCTGGTCGGAACAGTGGCAACTGGGGCGCATCGGCGGCCATGACGTGGCCAACGCCCCCGCGCACGCGCTGCTGGGCGGGCCGCAGGGCCTGGGATGGCTGGGCGCCCTGACCGGTCAGCCCGACAGCGCGGCCAGCGTGGCTGCGGCGCGCGCCTGGTTCCCCCTGCACAGCGGCGGCATCAACGACAGCTTGTGCTGGGTCGAAGTCAATGTGTATCCGCTGGCCGGGGCGGGCGGGGACGAAGAGGAAACGATCGCCGCGCCCGGGCTCGATCCGGTCCAGTTGCTGGCGGTGCGCCAGGCGCTGGCCGGCGCACGCCATTTCGACGGCCGCGCGCTGGGGCGCTGGCGCACGGTGGTGCGCTTCGGCCAAGCGCGCTTCCAGGGTAATTCGTTCGAGCTGGCGCTGGTGATGGCCGACCGCATGGCGCGCGGACGCGAATTTCTGGCGCGCGGGAGGGTCATCGCGAGCGGCTGCTCGGGGGCGTGGCATGCGGGGCGGGTCGATGCGGTCGACGGCTGCGTGCCCAAGTGCGAGCTGATTTTGCGGCAGGCCGTCGCCGGCGACCGGATTTTGCTGCCCAAGGCATGGGAAGACGCGCTGGCGCCCGGCTTCCTCGATGCCGTGCGCGCGCGGGGTGCCAGCGTGGCGTTGGTCGAGCGGATCGGGATTATCTGAACACGCGTTTTAGCTAGCGGCGTGCGCGACGGCCGCGGGCCGCTTCCCCTGCTAAAATCGCGATGCCCGGGTACGTTTGGTGAAAAGTAGTGCAAGTTGAACAACCAGGAGTCGATATGTTCCAGATGTTTGGTTTTGGCGGTGTGGCCTGTCCCCGTTGCGAGCATCAGAATGCCGGCGATTCCGGCTATTGCGCCAAGTGCGGCCTGACCTTGGGCGCACCCCGCAACGAGCCGGTGTTCCGCGAGAACCGCTGGATTCCCGGCGCCGACGAACTGGCCGTGTTTTTCGGCGTCGAGCAGCTTTCCGGCCTGTTCGTGAAGACCTTGCGGGTGCCCGCCACCACGCGCGCCTACATTCTCCAGGCGGGCAAGGCGACCGAGGTGCCGCAGGGCGAGTACGAGATCGAGGGCTTTTTCACGCGCCTCAATCACCTGCTGCGCAATCAGCATGCCGAAATCCTCATCACGCGCACCGCCGCCATGCCGGTCGAGTTTTCCTTCGACGACCTGCTCACGGCCGAACACTTGGCCATCGGGGCGCGCTTCACGGTCAGCATCAAGATCGAACAGGTCAGCGCCTTTGCCCAGTACTTCATGACCATGCCGGGCGCCGTCACCTCAAGCCATTTGCGCGAGCTGCTGGCGCCCTCGGTGCGCCAGCTGGCGGCCGAATTCATCGCCGGCCAGTCGATCCGCGACATGTCGGGCAACCGCGACCTGCGGCCCCAGCTCGACGAGCGCCTGCAAGGCTCGCTCAAGCTGCGCCTGGCCCAGTACGGGCTGGCGGTGGCGCAGGTCGATACACTGGCGCTGCGCCACGATAAATTCGACGCCCACCAGGCGCGCATCGGCACCCTGTGGCTGGTGGCGGACGAGCGTCACGTCAAACTCGAACACGCGAAACAGCTCGACCAGCTGTACAACGACGAGGAATGGCAGCGCATCCGGCGCGAGGAGCAGGAAAACCGCCTGCGCTACCGCCGCCAGGAACTGCGCCAGGACGACAGCATCGACAAAGCCGAATTGACGTTGCAGAACGCCGAGCGCCTGGAATCGCTGCGCGCGCGCGAAATCGACCTGTATGGACGCATCGTCGATTCCAAAAACCGCAAGCAGGCGCTGGAACGGGGCGCCGGCGACATCGTCAACGAACTGGAACACGAGCTGGCCAAGAAGGGCGCGGCGCGCGAGGACGAGTCGACCGAGTGGGCGCACCTGCGTCATCTGGCCCAGCTGCGCATGCGCACCGAACTCGAAGTGGCGCAGCAGGCCGCGCTGGAGATGCGCCAGCTGGCGCAGCAGCGCTTCTCGCATCAGTTATTGCAGCAGCAGATCCAGAACAAGATCACGCAGGCGCTGGGGATCGAGGATGAATCGCGCAAACGCGCCGAGCTGGCGCGCCTGCACCAGGCGCAGCAAGCGGCCAGCGAGCGCGAGACGGCCATGGAAGCGGAGCAGCACAAGGCCCGCTGGCAGTCGCTGGCCCTGGCCAACGCGGCCCACAAGCGCGAGGCCGAGCGCGTCGCCGAATGGGAAGACCAGCTGGCGCTGGACCGCAAGCGCGACTTGCTGCGCGCCGACATGCTCAAGGATACGGGCGCCAAGGCGGACGCCGAAGAGGTCAACCAGAAAATCGAGACCCTGCGCCGCGGCGGCGCCCAGCAGGACGCCATCGCCCAGCACGAAAAGCTGCTGCGCACGATCGACGCCGACGGACGCCATGCGCGCCAGTCGCAGCAGATCGAACTGGAAGCGGAAGAACGGCGCCACGCGCTGCGCCAGCAGGAGCAGGAGGCGGCCTGGCAGCAGGAACTCAAGCGCCTTGCCCACGAGCGCGAAACGCAGTTCGCGCAGCAGGCGCACGAAGCGGAACTGGCGCGCATCGAGATTTCGCGCGTGTCGACCATCGGTAACTTGAGCGACACCGGCAAGGTGGCGCTGGCGGCAGGCCCGAACGCGCTGGCGCTGGCCGACGTGATGAAAACCCAGGTCCACGCCGGCATGACGCCGCACCAGCTGGCGGCGCTGGCGTCGGTGGTGGCGGCGACCTACAGCGTCACGCCGGCCGAAGCGGCGCGCGGCGCGCAGGAGCGGGTCGAGCGCGAACGCGCCCTGCGCGACGCCGAAGTTGACAAGGACCGGCGCCACCAGCTCGACCTGCTGGGGATGCAGAACGATGTGAACAAGGCGGCGCTGGCCTCGCAGTCGGCGCTCGGCACCGGCGTGGCGCAGGGTGGCGCGCAGGTGCGCTATGATCAGGCCCCGCGCCCGGTGGTGCGCATGTGTCCCAACGGGCACCGGGCCGGTCCCAATGATAAATTTTGTGCCGAATGCGGCGCGGCGATCCAACCTTGACAGGACAGATGCAAACGGCAAGAGACAAGATCCGCGAACTGCGCAGCCTGCACGAAGATGGCCTGCTAAGCCAGCAGGAGTTCGACAGCCGCAAGAACGCCATCCTGGATGCGGAGTACGCGCCGCCCGGCGGCAGCGGCACGCCCATGGCGCCGCCGGCGATCCACATCCGCCAGGGCACCGAGATCGGGCTGATGGCAGGCCAGGAAATCGGCCCGCAAAACCGCCGCTACCGGCTGGAACAGCTGATCGCGCAGGGCGGCATGGGCCAGGTGTGGCAGGCGATCGACCTGGCCACCCACGCCGAACTCGGTCACAGCGCGATGGTCGCGCTCAAGATCCTGCCGCCGCAACTGACCCAGAGCGCCACCCACGCCAAGCTGCTGATCGAAGAAGCGACCCAGGCGCGCCGGCTGGCGCATGAACACATCGTGCGGGTCTACGAGTGGGCCCAGGATCCGGCCACGTCGAGCTATTTCATCATCATGGAATGCCTGGAAGGCGAGGATCTCGACAGCCTGCTGGCGCGCGAAGGCACATTGAGCCTGGCGCGCGTGCAGGAGCTGCTCACGCCGATTGCCGACGCCTTGCAGTACGCGTGGGACAAGCACAAGCTGGTTCACCGCGACATCAAGCCGGGCAATGTGTTCGTCACCAAAAAGGGCGAGGTCAAGCTGCTCGACTTCGGCATCGCCGCGCGTGCGCGCAGCAGCGCGAGCAGCATCGGCCTGGAGGCGCCCGGCAACTCGGGCACGGCAGGCTACCGCGCGCCGGAAGCGGGCACCCTGCAACGCCAGCCGAGCCGCGCGCTCGACGTGTATGCGGTGGCGGTGATGATCTACCAGATGGTGGAAGGCCACATGCCGTTCGATGGCCCGCGCAGCGCCAGTCACGAGCCGCCGCGGCCCGAGGCGCTGTCGGCGCGCGAATGGGATGCGCTGCGCGGCGGCTTTGCCTTCGATCCGGACCAGCGGCCGGCCACGGTGCCGGACTTGCTGGCCTCCTTGCGCGGGGCGGTGGGGCCGTCGCCGCAGGAGCTGGCGGCGCAGCATGCCGCGCAACAGGCGCAGGAACAGGTTGCGCATGCGGCGCAGCAGGCGGCATCGCGCGCGCAGGAAGAGCAGCGCGCGAGACAGTTGGCGGTGCAGCGCAAGGCGGAGGCGGAAGCGGCTGCGGCGGCCCATCTGCTCAAGGAAAAGCAGCGCAAGGAGCAGGAAGCGGTCGAGCGCGCCGAAGCCGATGCTGCCAAGCGCGAACGCAAGGAAGCACTGCGCCAGCAGTTGCGCGAGCGGCGCGAGGCCGACGCCGAGAAGGAGCGCAAGGCGCGCGAGGATCAGCAGCGCAAGGCCATGCAGGCCAAGGCCGTGGCGGCGTATCGCGCCGAGCAGCAGCGCGCGCGCGAAGAGATGGCCGAGCGCGGCGCGGCAGAACGCGGCCCGGCCGAACCGGCAGCCGAGGTGCCGGTTGAGCTCCCGGAAGCGGGCGGTCCGGTTGCCGACACCGAAGGCGTTCTGCGTGACCGCTTTTTGGACGGCACGGGCAAGGGGCCGGAGCTGGTGCTGCTGCCGACCGGGCGCTTTCTGATGGGCTCCCCGGAGCACGAGCGCAAGGTCGCGATGCGGGCCGGCTCACAGCAATCGTGGGTGGAGCGCGAAACGCCGCAGCACTGGGTCGGCATCGAGCATCCGCTGGCGATGGGGCGTTTTCCCGTCACGGTGGGCGAGTGGCGCCAGTTCGTGCGCGCCACCGGCTGGCAGCCGCATGGCGAGGTCGATTGGGCCGCCCCGGGGTTTGCCCAGACCGACGCGCATCCGGTGGTGGGCGTGACCTGGCACGACGCGCAAAAGTACGTGCGCTGGCTGAGCGAGAAGACCGGGCAGACTTACCGCCTGCCGAGCGAGGCGGAGTGGGAGTATGCCTGCCGCGCCGGCACCAAAACCGCGTTCAGCTTCGGCGACGAGATCGATACCAGCCTGGCCAATTACGATGGCAACTACACCTACAACGGCAGTCCCAAGGGCGAGTACCGCCAGGGCACCACACGCGCCGGGCTGTTCGCGCCCAATCCGTGGGGGCTGTACGACATGCACGGCAATGTGTGGGAGTGGGTGCAGGACACGGTGCACGACAATTACGAGGGTGCGCCGGCCACCGGGAAAGCCTGGGAGCAGGGCGGGGACCAGAGCCGGCGCATCCTGCGCGGCGGCTCGTGGCTGTACAACCCGCGCTATCTGCGCTCGGCGCTGCGCAATGGGTTTTCTGCGCAGCTCAGTAATGATATTGTCGGGTTCCGCGTAGCGCGCAATATCATCGCGCCCTGAAAGGTTATCTTGCCACGGGTGCGCCGCGAGCGCGATACTGGTCGTTTCAATGTCCAGATACAGTTCATCATGCAGCGCTTCGCTACCTTAAAGACAATGTCACCTGCCAATCCACCTCCCGATTTCGTTCCAATTTTTGAGTTTGTTAACAATCGCTCGACCCCGATCACGCTTTATCTGGAGCTGACGCCCCAAGAAGTCGAATTGTTACCGGGCGATGCGGTGCAGGTATTGGTGTACAAGGAGGATGAGACCTTGCCGATTCATCTGGAACTTGGCGACGACTATCTTTGCATTCATCCTAATCGGAGTTGGGGAAACTGGTACGTGTACAAAAACGGTGAGGACTTCTCCGGAACGCCTTACCGGACACCCTATACAAAGCCATTCGTTTTCACCTGACGTATGTCCGCATCCGCCGCCGGGCGGCGTGGGTGGTTCCGGCATGAGAGTTGCGCGGCGTGCGTCCTGCAGGCTCCCCCCATTCCGTGGGATGCGCGCTGCCGCGAAAGGGTGTAAATTCCGCCCACACCCACCCTCATCAAGAAGGAACATCATGTCCATTACCGTCAAGCGCGACCTGTCGCAGCCAATGCGCCATATCGTCCACGTGCGCAACCACCTGATCCCGGCCGACGGCTCGGTCGAGGAGGGCGGCGCCGATGCCGGACCGTCCCCGCACGACCTGTACGACGCCGCCCTGGGCGCCTGCAAGGCCCTCACCGTGGTCTGGTACGCCAAGCGCAAGGGCATTCCGGTCGAGGACATCGAAGTGACTGTCGAACGCGACGCCAGCGAGGAGCGCAAGGGCGTGTACCGCCTGTCCGCCGCGCTACGCCTCGAAGGCGAGCTGTCCGACGCCCAGCGCGCCGAGCTCCTGGCCGCCGCCGAGAAATGCCCGATTCAAAAGCTGATGACCGGCGTGACCACCGAAATCACCACCACCCTGGTGCAGCCATGAGCATCGCCTACTTTTTCAAGCCGCACGAAAAGGATATCGGCGGCGGCTTTCGCGTGCGCCGCGTGCTGCCGGCGGCGGCCAAGCAGGCGGTCGGGCCGTTCATTTTCTTCGACCATTTCGGTCCCATCGACGCGCCGGCCGAGGCCAATCACGATGTGCGTCCGCATCCCCACATCGGCCTGGCCACGGTGACGTATCTGTACGAAGGCGCGATCGAGCACCGCGACAGCGTCGGTTCGGTGCAGCGCATCGAGCCGGGCGCGATCAACTGGATGACCGCCGGCAGCGGCATCGTCCATTCCGAACGTACCCCGCTTGACCTGGCCGGCAAGCCGCGCCGCTCGCATGGCCTGCAGCTGTGGGCTGCGCTGCCACGCGCGCACGAGGAAGATCCTCCCAGCTTCGCGCACACACCGGCGAGCGACATCCCGGTGGCGCAGCTCGACGGCGCGCTGGTGCGGGTGCTGATCGGCAGCGCCTTCGGCCAGACCTCGCCGGTGGCGACCTTCAGCGAAACGCTGTACCTCGATATCGCGCTTGACCCGGGCCGCGCCATCGAACTCGATGACCTGCCGCAGGAAGCGGCGATTTATCCCGTCAGCGGCGAGATCGCGATCGATGGCGAGCCGCTGGCGCCGCACACGATGGCGTATATCGAGGCCGGCACGGGCGCGAGCGTGTACGCCAGCGCCGGCGCGCAGTTCGTCGTCATCGGCGGGGCGCCGCTCGATGGCCACCGGAATATGTACTGGAATTTCGTCTCGTCGAGCAAGGAGCGCATCGCGCGCGCTTGCGACGACTGGGAGCAGCAGCGCTTCGGCAAGGTGCCCGGCGAAACCGAATTCATTCCCCTGCCCAAGCGCTGACGGGAACTTTGCAGCACGGCAGCGGTCTAAGCATGTACACCAACCGCATGGAGGCGATCATGAAGATTCCTGATGAGCTGCAAATTCCCGCTGTCGTGTTTGCAATGCAGGCGGCGCTGCTGTTCGGCGTGGCGATGATCTTTCTGGTGCTGTCGTCCGGCATCTGAACCCATTCTCCCGGCAGCGGCATTCCCCGCCGCTGCCGCTGCCGGGTTGTTCCTCTAAAACAACAATTCAACAAATTTGAGTGTTTCTTCAATGCACGTATAATTGCTCATGGGACATAATACAGCCCCAGCCTTTAGCAACCTATTGAGGAAACACATGAACCAACCACTGCGCCTGACCCTCGTCACCGCGATCCTGGCGGCCTTTGGCGTCGCAGCGCACGCCGCCGATTCGCCCACCGTCACCATCAGCGGGTTCGGCACGGCCGCCCTGACGGCGACCGATACGAATGACGTCGAGTATGCGCGTTTCAACCAGGCCGCCGGTGTCGGCACGAGTCCGCGCGCCGGTGTCGATTCCAATTTTGGCATCCAGGGCACGGCCAGGATGAATGACTGGCTGTCGTTCACCGCACAGGGCCTGGCGCGCAAGAATGCGCGCGATGCCTGGGGCGCCGAATTGAGCTGGGCGTTTGCCAAGTTCAAGGTCAGCGATGAAGTGTCGATCCGTGTCGGCCGCATCGGCATGCCGATCTACATGATTTCCGATTTCCGTCAGGTCGGCTACGCCAACACCATGATCCGTCCTTCGCGGGAAGTGTACGGCCAGATCTACGGCGACTCCTACGATGGCGTCGATGCCATGGTCCAGCATAACTTTGGCGACACCACCGTGACCGCCCAGATCGGCGTCGGCACGATGTCGGCCAGGATCACCGACGACAACCGCATCAAGTACAAGCCGGCGACCACGATCAATATCGTGGCCGAAAACGGCCCGTTCACGGTGCGCTTCGGCCGTGCCGACGCCAAGGTCAGCGTGGAAGACAGCGAATCGATCGACGGCTTGCTGGCTACCCTGCGCAAGGTGGGGATGTCCAGGGTCGCCGACGAGCTGTCGGTCACCGATGTCGACGGTTCCTTCACCTCGCTCGGCGTCACCATGGATTACAAGAATATCCTGGTGCAAAGCGAATATGCGGTGCGCAAGACCGACTCGCTTGCCCTGCCGAACACCACCTCCTACTACGCGATGCTCGGTTACCGCTTTGGCAAGATCACGCCGTTCTACTACTACGGCAAGGTCAAGCAGGACAGCGCGCGCGTGTACGCCGGCTTGCCCGCTGCCGGTCCGTTGGCGCCGCTGAGCGCTGGGGTTGCGATGGCCATGAAGACCGGCCTGCAATCGACCAATGCCGTTGGCGTGCGTTGGGACTTCAACAAGTCGGCCGCCTTGAAGGTGCAGATCGACCACATCAAGCCGCGCGATGGCGCCGGTACCTTCCTGCGGGCCAAGCCAGGCTTCAGCGATAGCGTGAATGTCTACGCCGCCGGCATCGATTTCGTATTCTAAGGAGAACCGTATGAAAGTAACTATCGGCACCTTGCTGCTGGCAGCAGGCATGTTTGGGGCGACCGTGCCCGCGCTCGCGGAAATCGTCGTGGTCGTCAATCCAAAAAATCCGGCCACGCGCATGTTCAGCGAGCAGGCGGCCCAGTTTTTCACCGGAAAATCGGCCCTGTTCACGCCGATCGAGTTCAATGAAGGCGCGGCTATCCGCACCGAGTTCTACAGCAAAGTGCTGCAGAAGGAACCGGCCCAGGTCAAGGCGATCTGGTCCAAGCTGGTGTTCACCGGCAAGGGCACGGCGCCCAAGGAATACCACACGGCGGCCGAAGTGAAAAAGGCCGTCGCGGCCGATGTGAGCGCCATCGCCTACATCGACAAGTCGGCCGTGGATGAGAGCGTGAAAGTCATCCTCACGGTGCAGTAAGCAATTGCCTGCCGGGCCGCGGTGCCCGGCACACCTCTCCTTGTTCTCCGTTTTATTTCCCCGTTTTGTTCGCCATCGATTGCCAAGGGTAATGCATTCTTGCGCTTCGTTATTGGAAAAAATATTCTATTTGGCATGGCATTAAGTTACCTTTCGTGAAGAAGTTATTCGATAGGCTAGATTAAAGCGCACCAATGCCTGCTTGTGTTCCTTCGATACAACGCTTTCGTGAAATTGGGCGAGTGAACGGTACACAAATAGTTACTCGTGTCCCACACTAAGGCTTCAGCACTCGCGAACCATTGAGGAGATAGAATGAATCAACCACTGCGCCTTGCCTTGGTTTCAGCAATCCTGGCAGCCTTCAGCATGTCGTCGCACGCGGCCGATGGCCCGACCGTGACCATCAGCGGATTCGGTACCGCGGCCCTGACCGCGACCGATACCGACGACGTCGAATTCGCCCGCCCGAATCAGCAGGCAGGCGTGGGCAAGAGCCCGCGTCCCGGCGTCGATTCGAATTTCGGCATCCAGGGCACGTCCAAGATGAACGACTGGTTGTCGTTCACCGTGCAGGGTCTGGCCCGCAAGAATGCGCGCGATGCCTGGGGCGCCGAACTGAGCTGGGCGTTCGCCAAGTTCAAGGTCAACGATGAGATATCGATTCGGGTCGGCCGCATCGGCATGCCGA
Protein-coding regions in this window:
- a CDS encoding SUMF1/EgtB/PvdO family nonheme iron enzyme, with the protein product MQTARDKIRELRSLHEDGLLSQQEFDSRKNAILDAEYAPPGGSGTPMAPPAIHIRQGTEIGLMAGQEIGPQNRRYRLEQLIAQGGMGQVWQAIDLATHAELGHSAMVALKILPPQLTQSATHAKLLIEEATQARRLAHEHIVRVYEWAQDPATSSYFIIMECLEGEDLDSLLAREGTLSLARVQELLTPIADALQYAWDKHKLVHRDIKPGNVFVTKKGEVKLLDFGIAARARSSASSIGLEAPGNSGTAGYRAPEAGTLQRQPSRALDVYAVAVMIYQMVEGHMPFDGPRSASHEPPRPEALSAREWDALRGGFAFDPDQRPATVPDLLASLRGAVGPSPQELAAQHAAQQAQEQVAHAAQQAASRAQEEQRARQLAVQRKAEAEAAAAAHLLKEKQRKEQEAVERAEADAAKRERKEALRQQLRERREADAEKERKAREDQQRKAMQAKAVAAYRAEQQRAREEMAERGAAERGPAEPAAEVPVELPEAGGPVADTEGVLRDRFLDGTGKGPELVLLPTGRFLMGSPEHERKVAMRAGSQQSWVERETPQHWVGIEHPLAMGRFPVTVGEWRQFVRATGWQPHGEVDWAAPGFAQTDAHPVVGVTWHDAQKYVRWLSEKTGQTYRLPSEAEWEYACRAGTKTAFSFGDEIDTSLANYDGNYTYNGSPKGEYRQGTTRAGLFAPNPWGLYDMHGNVWEWVQDTVHDNYEGAPATGKAWEQGGDQSRRILRGGSWLYNPRYLRSALRNGFSAQLSNDIVGFRVARNIIAP
- a CDS encoding OsmC family protein; the protein is MSITVKRDLSQPMRHIVHVRNHLIPADGSVEEGGADAGPSPHDLYDAALGACKALTVVWYAKRKGIPVEDIEVTVERDASEERKGVYRLSAALRLEGELSDAQRAELLAAAEKCPIQKLMTGVTTEITTTLVQP
- a CDS encoding pirin family protein, encoding MSIAYFFKPHEKDIGGGFRVRRVLPAAAKQAVGPFIFFDHFGPIDAPAEANHDVRPHPHIGLATVTYLYEGAIEHRDSVGSVQRIEPGAINWMTAGSGIVHSERTPLDLAGKPRRSHGLQLWAALPRAHEEDPPSFAHTPASDIPVAQLDGALVRVLIGSAFGQTSPVATFSETLYLDIALDPGRAIELDDLPQEAAIYPVSGEIAIDGEPLAPHTMAYIEAGTGASVYASAGAQFVVIGGAPLDGHRNMYWNFVSSSKERIARACDDWEQQRFGKVPGETEFIPLPKR